CTTTCTTGCCATTTCTTCTAAATGTTCTTCCGCCTTAGGTGACATAAGGTTTAATAAATCTTCTTCATCTAATCTAAGCTTATGTATACTTCTTATTACATCATCATCAGTGACATTACTAAAATAATTATCAAAATCAAAATCTTTATATTTATCTATTATTTCTACAAAACTCATATATCTAAAAACCCTGTTAAAGGAGAAGAAGCTATAGCCTTTTCTGAAACAGCACCAGCTTTTGCTAAATATCCTTTCCTTCCTGCTTCTACAGCATTTTTAAAAGCTTCTGCCATGAGAACTGGATTTTTACTTGATGATATAGCAGTATTTAAAAGTACTGCAGCTGCCCCCATTTCCATAGCTTCACAAGCTTCTGATGGTTTTCCAATTCCAGCATCAACTATTATTGGACTTTTTATTTCCTCTATCATAATTTCTATTAGCTCTCTAGTTCTTATACCTCTATTACTTCCAATAGGTGCTCCAAGAGGCATTACCGCTGATGCCCCAGCATCTACCATACGTTTCCCCATAGCTAAATCTGGACTCATATAAGGTA
Above is a genomic segment from Clostridium bornimense containing:
- a CDS encoding thiazole synthase, which gives rise to MSDKFVIGGKELTSRLFIGTGKYSSNKMIPEIIEKSGSNVITMAVRRVDFQNKEENVMEYIPKDMILLPNTSGARNAEEAVRIARLAKAMGCGNWIKIEVINDSRYLLPDNLETLKATEILAKEGFVVLPYMSPDLAMGKRMVDAGASAVMPLGAPIGSNRGIRTRELIEIMIEEIKSPIIVDAGIGKPSEACEAMEMGAAAVLLNTAISSSKNPVLMAEAFKNAVEAGRKGYLAKAGAVSEKAIASSPLTGFLDI